cgattctggcaatatttccatttccgataatattttccgatacgtaccatgtttccgtttccggcaacatctacgacttggataatatttatatttccgatacgatccatatttccatttccggcaatatcatcgtttccggagtattcatttcttgcctgtgacgatcttagctcccactgaaaccaagatccgtcggttccgaatattcatagatagagtatctaatgccattagatgcttgatccgtttacgtactatttgtgtgaccctacgggttcagtcaagagtaagctgtggattaatatcattaattccacttgaactgaagcggcctctagctaggcattcagctcacttgatctcactgaattattaacttgtcaattaatactgaaccgcatttattagacttaacatagaatgcatacttggaccaagggcattatttccttcacatagcctactcttgactgaacctataaggtcacaccattggcatgtaactgatcaccggattaaatgaatcggaaattcatttaatagcttttcgggaattagttcgggaaaacataaatatacgatatgacgttggatcggaatcgtatatcgtattgcgtatattcgtaagttaggagaaacgaataatcgtatcgtatgacggtgattcgtcaagtaATATATGATaaacaatagccgtaaggcattggtcgcgaatacgagcaaGGCAAAGCTGCCAGCAcgacgagccaagcgcgcaaggcccatcgAACGCAGCAGCTCGCCAGCGCGGAGTAACGCCCATGGCCTGCGGCTGGGCGTGCGCGGGACAAAAGCACAGCATCGCACAAcagcgaggcccaaggcccacagctgtgtgtggctgtgcgcgtgctcttttaacctaaatcaaaagagaaacccttATCTCTTTTGAGCCTCCGTTTAAACTGTTCTTCCCCAAAAGCAATaatatcttgagtgacttctaagccatcgatctcaagacggatcagaacgtgtcggtgaaccaagtagaggaacgacatttggagttcttgttcgtgttcttggtacgttgaatctagggaaaacacaatacaaacgtaagtctgcttaattttgtactttatacatggttcctgactttggggattattccgctgcattaatatgtttttaactgtattccccttcACAACATAAGTACGGCAACAGCTCTGAGGCCTTAATTCCTCCTCCTCTCGCCCAGAAAAACCAGCACTGGATGGATCCGTTCGACTACTCGAATGATTTCGACCCATCATTGGTGATACACTCgcaaaaagagaaagaagaagaagaaaaaggtgGAAAAGGCGAGAAAGAAGTTACCTCAAAAGACCAATCGAAATCGAGAAGACGAGTACGACCACCACCGGAATTGTCAAAAGCTAAGGAGTCGCTGGAGAAATTTGAGATGAGGACGAGAAGTAAAATTCCGGAAAACGAAAGCGCACAGAAAATCAATGCAAGGAAATCAACCGGGTTTTGCCAATCAAAACTCGAAAACCGAAAATCGAAATAATTAAATCAAACTCCACTAGCAGCGTGAAGACCAAGAAGAAACCTCTCCAAATTCCAGCAATTTTGAAAATCTCAACTGGCGAAAAACATTCGAATTCCAACCCGCAACAAATCAACCCGCTTCCATTTCTTACCAAAAAGAACCGGGTCTGGGGGGAAGTTGTTGGGGCCCAAACCGACAACCCCACTTTGGGCCTATTTGTCCTTATGAGCTCAAGTGAGCCAACAGCCAAATGACAATCAAGGAATTCGAGTAAGTCAAAGGCTTAATGCACATACTATAAATAGCTCTTATTCTCCATTTTGTAAAGATACTTGACATTTATTACACATACTTATCACATATCTATTTGTCTTAATATGcttaattaaaattgttaaagcTAATTACGGAGTAAAGCTCAGTACCGGTAAATTCTTTCCACTACATCATACCTCCTTAGGGGATTGTTTGTACCTGAAAGAATTGACTTTATtacttacaatttttttttttgaataattgaAAAGGTAATATTCACAATGCTTCTTTGTTTAGTTtcaaactagtgtgtggcccgagcgatgccccgattgctacattgaatagtttaaaatttaaaatttttcttGAGCTCGATATTTGATAAAATACATGTAAACTATATAGTGAAAAACATCCATCAAGTTAGTCTATTACACAAACACACTATGTCATTTATCATGGGAAATGATTTTTCAATTATaccatcttacaatttgtataatttgttttctaaaaGGAACTAAATGATTTAAGTTactaaacaccaaattagatatatgcaGCCATGAAAGGCATTTatgtagttgatgcttatgataGTTATGATATCAGGTTTATTCCTGATTCtcctaattatttaattattattaaattttttccaaaatagttaatggaaaataaaaatgtcgatTTAGGTTTTTAGATTTTATGTTAGGGCTCGTTCGGTATCACTGTGtgttttcagttttttgtttttagaaaaCTCAAAACTGATTTCCGTTTTATTATTATGTGTTTTCAAAACCAAAATAAAACTACATTGAAATACGAGTACAAtatacaattaaaaaaaaaaactttgtaaATTAATAGTACTACTACTGTGTACAAGTGTACAACACTTTGGATCTCAAGTGGGGTattatcaaatttcaaaaacaaaaataaattttggATCAGTATTACTTCTCTCCTCTCAAGTCAGTGTCCGTCTTCCAACTCCCTCCATAAATCTACCTCCATAACTCCATTGCTTATTGTTATACCTTCGAGCATATAAAAAAGgcaaattatttccgaactttAAAACTCTATATTAGTCCATATATTACCAAATCCAAAAGAAATAGCAAATAAATACTTCCAGTGAGTCTGTGACTgtgctttaattttcttcctcttcttttAGACATTTTCCTTCTCCAAATCAGGCTAAAGGCCACAAAACCAAAATATAAATGGGTATGAGAAATTCGTCTTCAGTAATTCAATTAGAGTTGGGCAAATTTAATTTTTGGGTAGAATGAAATTAGAGGATTCAAAAGAAGCAGCAAAGTAGTCAAAAGGCATGAGTTGATGCAGCGAAAGTGTCGGTCGGTGGTGGCGAACGACGGAGATACCGGAGGTATTCGATTAAACAGAAGGTGTTGAGGCGGTGACAGGGGCATATTTCTGGTTCCAGTTGAGGCGGTGCAGTGACAGGGGCAGTCAGTTTATTAAATCGAAAAATCCGAAACCACTTTTTATGGTTCCAAGTTTTCCGCTGCGGTTTTGATAAAATGACACGGGATTTGTTTtttcggcaacttttgtgtaagaccgccttaccggaaagaccactttggttgcttaactaattggtttaatttcttaactaattggttacattgcttaattaattgattcaattgtttaactaattaattcctttgcttaactaattggtttcagtgcttaactaattagttcaagtgcctaactaattggtttatttactttACTTATATGATATcaaggtggtcttttgtgtaagaccgccttatagaaaagtttgtattGTTTTTTTCAACGCTTTTAACGAACAGGTTTGGTTTTGTATTTCTAAAAAACGCAACGGAAAACAGGAAACAAAATCATCGCCGAACGGACCCTTAACCTTGATTTTTAAATTGATAtgaagagataaaccacaattAGTGGTCGGTCAAGACATTAAATGAGAACTATCTTCCATAGATTTCCTACTTATTTTACTTTCTTTGTTGTTCTTCTTGAACAAATAGGCGACTTCGGAAGAAATGGAGAAGCCAAAGCTGAAGCTCTACTCTTATTGGTTGAGTTCTTGCGCTTGGCGTGTCCGTATTGCTCTCAATTTCAAAGGTCGCCCAAATTTTTACATTCGAATTTGTAGAATTACTTTGTATTTTGCAATATTTTTTCGACGATTTTGATCTTATCGGTCTGTAAAAttgtttaattgattgttatttcCATTGTTTTTGGGGGTGCAGGGGTGGATTTTGAGTACAAGGCAGTGAATTTGGTAAAAGGAGATCAGTTTACTCATGGTGAGGGTTTTTGAATTCTATTTTATTGTTTCTCTATTCTGTGATTTCTGTCTGTTTTGTTTAGTGCCTTTTCCTGTGATTAATATTTTCCTCTATATTTTGCTTACGATATAATCATTAACGACGAAAGCTTGTGTACAAGGGGTGAATTGTAGTCTGTCCTATTACCTCAAGTTACCTAAATATTGATCCTTTATACAGTGAACTTCTATGTCATTCTGTATAATGTATTACTCTATATATTTTTTACTAAGATTAATTAATAATCGAAAGGTAGACTACATCTACAATAGAAGTTAAAAATAACAAATCAAATTGGATTAAATAATTTCGACTTCACCAAAACCATGATCGTTGTTTGATGTTGTCTTTGACGGGGTGTATCGACGTGTAGTAGTTTTGAAGTAGAACTTGATCTGATTCAATTAATTGTGGACGAAAAACTGACATCAACAAATCAATACGTAGTTAACAATTATGATAAAAACTGACAATGAACAATGGAGTATTATTGTTAACATGACTTAAAGCTATGATACAAGAGAGAAAAGGGGGTTTACCATTGTCCAATGGATGGTTGTTTCCGCTAAATTGATAAAGGAAACTCTAGGGTTTTATGGGAGAAAAATGAGAGAAGAGGGGAAAAGGAGGAGGGAGGCACCTTCTTTTATAATGTATGTCGAGGAgggtgtttttttttaataaatagggCTTCAGAGTATCTAACTTATTATTTACCACATTATTAACTAGTAGGTCCTGTATACAATCGGTGTATAATATATTTACGTAATAATTGTGTTTATTGAAAATGACAATAGATTAATGAGAGAGAAATGTGGTGGGGAAGTGAAGAAGCACGAGAAATAGAGTGAtgaagtttttatttttgttcatGGTTAAGAAATAAGAAGTGATATACATAATTGTTGGTGGAGATGATGTGGGGGAGTGAGAATGGATATAAGATGTGATAAACAATTTTTTGTTCATGAGTAatgatctcctacgacgattcatgttagccgccCCGaaacattttgggactaaggctttgttgttgttgttgagtaATGATGTTCTAACACATGTTGTTGGATGGCATATTGTTAGCTGGAAATGATAAGAGATGATTGAAACAACAAAAGGTTGGATGTCTCCAACTTCGGGATGAAAGACTTGGTTGATGAAGATTATACTCAATGTTTAAATTGTTTGATATAACATATAGGTCTAACAAATTCTTCGGTTTATCTCAAGAGACCTACATTAACATGTTGGAGAATTTCCGAATGCATAACTGCAAACCAACTTAAGCATTCGGTGAAAAAGCATAAGAActtgagcctgttgaaaaagcCCTCAACGCGAGCCTTAAAGGTCCTAGGGATCAAGATGAGGATAAAATGTCAAAATGTTCCTTATTCTAGTGATGTGGTAATTGGAAAGCCTATGTTTAGTGATGATGTGTATTAAGCTTGTATATGCTACATCATAGGGCTTGTTAGCTTATATCAGGTTGATATGGCTCTTTTGGATAACAGTCAAGATTCATGGGAAACATTAAAATCTATTTGACTGTCAAGGGAAAATTTTGAGCCGTGTAGGATGTAGTGATGTAGATTCGGAAGGAGACTTTGATGAGCGAAAATCGACATGTGAGTATGCTTTTCTACTCAACAGTTGTACCATATCATGGAGTAGTAAGAAATTTTTTTGTGCTGCTCTATCTACCATGGAGGTTGAGCACGCAGGATATTACTTTTTACTCCAAGAAGCTGTTTGGTTAAGAAGCTTCATATGTGGTTTATGTGTAAATGGTGCTTATGAAAGTGAAAAAGTCTTCCCGTAACTAtttaaaatcatctttgtcttACTAAACTAACATGTTCCCCTAGAGCTTTGCATCTTATGTGTATGTttaattgataattttttttaatgaaaatttatgTGTACACTCCCTCCGTTTCATGTTAATGGTTACACTTGAACTTTTCACAACAACCAAAAAAATGATTGGAAATTAAGAAGAAAGTTTGGGAAAAGTGGAATGTTATaagaaaagaataataaaaatTTAGGTTGAGTGGGGTCCTGTAAGAAGTATAATAAAAATCTTGTCTAGGTAGAAAGTTATGAGTAAGAAGAGAATATAAAAATAGGTTGAGTGGAATGTTGTAGTAAAGTGGGAAATAAAAGTAGAGTGTGTATGCATTAAATATGGTGGGCCATATATCCTAAAATGGAATTAAGGAAAGTGTTACCACTAGTTTGAAACGTCTAATTTTAGAAAGTGTAACCATTATTTTGgaacatagggagtatgaagtagcaatttattttcaaaacttTCTATGATTCTTTTAGTCATCAAAACAACATGAACCCGTTCGGAAAAGCatgagaagaagaaaagaatatAAAATTATATTGCAAGTCTCATGCATTCCGTTAAGATTGTACATTTTATAAAGTATATACTTGTAATATTTTGGAGAAAGCCTTGAAGAGGGTGTCATGCAGACTCAAGTAAAAATTGTTTTTTGTGGCATTAAATAGTAGTAAGAGTCCAGTTGTGTGTTAACACACATCAGTTAATCTCCCCCACCCCCTCTTTATAGCTCATTTCTTCGTCTTCTTTTTTTAAATGATAGAGGTATAGTACATTTCTTGGTGTCACCAATACATCATTATGAAATAACTTCTTACTTTTTGTTGATTGTAGAGTTTCAGAAACTGAATCCTCTTAGTTACGTGCCGGTGTTGGTGGATGAGGATATTGTGATTGCTGACTCGTTTGCAATTATAATGGTCAGTGTACATCGTCAAATCACTCACGATGAGAATTTTATAGATCTCTTTCTAACATTTTGAGACATTGCTTAGAAGAGCTTTATATTTCCCTATGTAGTATTTGGAAGAGAAGTATCCTCAAAATCCGTTGTTGCCTCAGAATCTTCAGAAAAGAGCCCTCAATTACCAGGTGtagcatttttttattttactaaaCTGGTAATTTGGTTGCGTATCTTGTGTCATGTATCGGTTGTTAGCATAGTCTGATGAAATTGATTTGTTCCCTCTCGCTTGCTACTTTTCGTTTGCTACTTTTTCTGGCTGTCTTGTTGTAACTAAAGGTCACATACGTTTGGATATCCTTATTGTTTCTGCCTCTCCTTTCTTTGATTCCTTGCCCCATTACTTGTTAAATCTTTTTAAATATTTGATGTATCTTTtgtctttttattttataagaTATGCAGGTTGCATCAACCCAACAAGttagtaatagttttttttAGTATCTCCTtgcgttttttgttttttatttttatttttatattgttCTTGCTGTCTCCTATTTTAAGTTCTTTACATGTCGGAATATAAAGTAACACTAACCTTGCTGTAAATCTGATGCTAGTTTTCATGTTAACTTATGTGATATGGCATTTAGTCCAAAGCTTCAGACTTTTGTGGCCTACTTAGGACCTTTTTACTACCGTCCTTGGGAGCACATGAAAAGTTTATAATCTTTTCAACTTAAATAGTCTTTCTTTTTGTTACTGTGGAGCATAGAAAGTTTCAGATTAAGATACTTTGGAGGTCTACTATAACAACTTTTAGTGTTGAATTTCAAGTCATATATTGCCTTGGAAACTAGTCATGAATATTAGTATATGTGAACATTCTTGTGTTTAGAATGTAATTTATTCCTTGCCTATTTTATAAACTAGTCATGGTAGTATAGATAACCCAAGGTAGCAAGAGAAAGAATCACCAAATCATGGAGCCGAGGAGGAACAATATTACTCCTTCCCACGGAATTAAATCTCATCCTTTTTCACTACAAACTGCATTtgtaaaagttttttttttctgccTTTTGCAATTGTGACTTCGTTATATTTGACCACGACAAACTTGATGGCCCAGACCATCAACACCGCCTGTGAAAGTGGTTCTGCAACTGTTATAGCAATTGCGACCGCATCCAGGATTCAAAGCATTGCTATGTCTGTCTCAAAAACTTGCATGGTTGCTTTTTGCACAGAAAATAACAATAAGAGTAAATGGGTAGACGGAGTACCATAAAAGCAAAGATCAATCTGGACATCCAAAATAGAAAACCATGCAACTCTTTTGGAGGAGTATAATTGTATAATAAAAGAGAAAAGGCTATTTGAATTATAAGAAAATGAAAGGGGAtaggttattttaatatttGAAGAAATACGGAAAGGAAAATAGGATTAGGAGGAAGACCTGACAATGTGCAAGCTTTAACCGTACACAGGCTGGGCTAAGGATGTAATTGTGTCTAATGGCTCACCTAGCAGACCAGGACTTATGTTGATGTGCAAACATTCTTTGTCTTTACCCACCCATTTTTTGCGAGTTGGGGGGCCATTGGGTTAAGTACTAGGTTAGTAGCTTAGCTTAATCAACAAAATAGGACTAGTTAACAGAGATTACTGCAGAAATTATCTGAAATAAGGCTAGGATATTTTGGAAAAGCTTAAGATTATTATATCAGAGATCAGAGTAATCAACCAATACTGGATATTATCAATCTTTGAGGGGTCATTCCTCCCAATTGTGTTTCTCACTCTACAATTCTCAATAGTCTGATTTCATTACAGCTATCCCTATTTATTGTTAACATGCTTGCATAATACTCCACTCCATAAACATTTCCAACTTAATATGCAGAAGGCCATACATCAGATCCATTCACTGATCTTCTTTCCTTCTAGAATAAGTGTATAGGATAGGATGCCTAACCAAATTTCTGTGTGAGGGCAGCTGGACAAGTTGCTGAAAGATTTTATAAAGCTGTGtctaatacggagtagttaaGGAGCTCTGTTAACTAAGTATAGATAGCatggaaaataaaaagaaataaaccaATAGGTAAACAAACCCATCATATTTTTTAGTTCTTATCTAACTTTacccccccccctttttttcCAGGCTGCAAATATTGTTGCTTCGAACATACAACCTTTCCAGAACCTTGCAGTAGTGGTTAGTACTTTGTAGTAACGTGTTTTTATTTTCATTGTAATTGTGTTTATTCTCTGTTCTTTCACAGTACCAATTTTTTATTTCTGATGTTGTAGAGCAGCTTGTCTGATGCATTTTGCTATTTATCAAAATACAGAAGTATATTGAAGAAAAACTTGGGTCGGATGAAAGGCTTTCTTGGGCTCAACATCATATCAAAAAAGGCTTTGCTGGTTAGCATTTACTTGCCATCTTCTAATGGATGCTTGTTTGGTTcatattcattttctttttcaaatGTTTGTACTTCTGAGAGCAACGGGCGTGATATTTCATATGTGAAGAAAATGTTCCCAAGAATAGCGTGTAGGATTACATAGATGCGTAAAGAGGAATTTCGGGAAacatttcctaacatctataaTAGGATCACATGCATAATAATAATACGAATCATATTTATGGTTTAGGAATTATAACCTTTGTAGCCTGAATTCCTATTTGCTTTAGAGATCCAAGAGCctcacttgttgctcctctactcagtccacaagtACCAATTGGATTCctacgtatgctagtacggaagagaacgatcaaaATCGTTGTCCTGCTTttcttggggggggggggtcaaTTTTGGGAGTATTAGGTTaggcttttttttaaaaaaaaaacttttgtgCCAGGAGAAGTTTATGCTTCGTGTAGAACGGTAGAAGGACTGTTTCGTCTATAATAAGGTGTTAgcctcatccatttgttgctcatctcgaaCTTCTTCGAGATATAAATTACTCAGACTTTTAATTTTGGAAACAAACTTcttttccagaaagacaccatcATGAGTAAtaaacactttgttttcgccGCGGTTGTAAAAATAGCGTGAAAGTTTATCTAATAAcaaacgttttacataaaccTCACAACCCTCTATCCctagaaaagacaattttggaacttttctTTTCCGTATCTCATATGATGTTTTATCTACTGCTTTGGAGGGCTCGACGGATGTGGAAGCTTTTGATCATATAAAGAATATTGATGGGCAACCCACTGTGCAAGTAAGTCCAACAGGATCAAGAGCCAGTTGTTTGCCTAACTAAATTCGGCCACGTTGAGCCAGGCTTGGTCTGATTCCACTACTAGGCATATTTCTCCTTACTGCTACATTGCCACAACTTGATATGGATCAACCCACTGTTGGGCCTAATGTCGAAATTCCACATGTTCAGTTGGGGTGATAATGAGTCTAATGACATGGGAAGGAGTTTTTGCACGAAGTCTCCATCCTTCTCTTGCATGATTTTGTTACTCACGTCGTTTCAGTCAAAAGTCCATCCCCAACCGCATCTACTCCACAACATTCCTCATGTCCTCCTTACCCTAAGGCACACTATATAAATTAATACCAACATTTTCTTGCAGCTATTACATCAAGTAAGGAGCAGCGATCTTTTAAGGAGGACATGAAGGACGTTAGTTAGAGAATGTCAATGCAGGAAATTTAGGCATTCGAGGATAATGGCACGTGGACTATAGAATATTTACTTCCCGGTATACGTGCTTTGGGAAGCCAATGGGTGTATCGAAATAAATTTGACTCCGGTGGCATTCTAGACAAGAGCAAATCAAGGTTGGTGTTTTAAAAAGAAGGCATTGACAACACCAAAACTTTTTCTCCGGTGGTTAAAATTTTCGCAGTTCGGTTAGTTCGGTTTTTTCTAGCAATTGCAGCTTCGAAAAATTAGGTActccatcaaatggatgttcacAATGCTTTCTTACATGGCGATCTTGAGGAAGAGGTGTACAGGAAGCCACCTCTTGTTTTGTGTCCCCGGATCCAACCATAGTGTATCGATTGTGAAAGTCTCtttatggactaaaacaagctcCTAGATGTTGGTTCAAAAAGTTTGTTACGGCTGCCTAATCCGATTATTCCTTATTTACCTTCACCGAAGGAATGATTTAGATGAATGTGCTTGTGTATGTTGATGATCTTCTTGTTTGTGGGAATGATTTCGCTGCTTCGCGGGCAAAGGCCGATTTGGGTGGTTGCTTCAAAATGAAGGATCATGGTTCATTGAAATATTTTCTAGGTTTCGAGGTTGTGCATAGCTCATTGGGTTTATTTTTGTGTTAACGGAAGTATACTTTGGACATTATGCCAGAAGCGACTTTGTTGGGTGCAAAACCAGTTGGATTTCCAATTGAGCAAAATCATAGGCTTGGCCTTGCTACAGGCGAACCACTGATCCCGAGGCGTACCACCGAGTATTTATGCACTTCGTCTACTTGGCGGTCACAGGACCCGATTTAACATACTTCGTTCAAATTCTCTCTCAGTTTAAACATACACGAGTCTCGCATTGAAAGTTGCGAAGCTGCATTACGTGTTATTCGTTTGAAAAGGGACTCCTGGTTAGAGCATCTTATTACGAGCACACGATGAACTTACTTTGCGAGGATGGCGTGACTCGGATTGGGCAGCATGCCCCATCACAAGACGCTCCCTTAGCATCTGACTCGTTTTTCTTGGTTAGTCTTTTATTTTCTGGAAAATTAAAGAAGCAAGATATTGTCTCTCTTTAGAGCTCGAATATCGCTAATGGCTGCCATCACTTGCGAATTAAAGTGGTTGAAAGGCCTATTCTTAAGTTGGGGAGTACATCATCCCAAGGCTATACCATTATTTTATGACAGTCAATGAGCTTGCACATAGAGGTTGACTGCTACTTTGTTTGTGATGCAATCACGGATGGTTTAATTGCTCCTTATGTTCCTACGACGACACAGTTTTGGTGGACATCTTCACTAAGGCTCTTGGCAAACACGAATTTGATACTCTTCTTCACAAGGCGGACATCTCGGATCTGTatgctccaacttgaggggAATATATTTAAGAAGTTATATATTTTAGGAGTTATATCGATGGTGATAAATTGTGATGGATAGTGAGCACTTATTACTTCCTAAATTCATGCAAACTTATCTAAGTTAAGTGTTAGACtcatgtaatatatatatagccAAGAGGCCAATGAGAAAGTCAAGCAATTAAATCCCTAATTTCTTCTACAAAGAAGCTTACGGTTAGCCTCAAATTTCTCCAATCTAGCATGTTTTTGAAACATAGTTTTCCCATAGTTTTCCCATGTTGTATGCATCTATACCATCAAAACATTTTTGGAAGTCTAGTTCCATGCACGCAAATATTAGACATGATATATTATAgaaatttatagaaattaacaactaaaaccatgattctaaacattaatctaagaaataaaataactagtcaaatcatgaaaataaactaagccaaaataattaaactaattaa
This genomic stretch from Spinacia oleracea cultivar Varoflay chromosome 3, BTI_SOV_V1, whole genome shotgun sequence harbors:
- the LOC110789162 gene encoding glutathione S-transferase 2 isoform X1, with product MEKPKLKLYSYWLSSCAWRVRIALNFKGVDFEYKAVNLVKGDQFTHEFQKLNPLSYVPVLVDEDIVIADSFAIIMYLEEKYPQNPLLPQNLQKRALNYQAANIVASNIQPFQNLAVVKYIEEKLGSDERLSWAQHHIKKGFAALEKLLAGHTGKYATGDEVALADLFLAPQIAGAMKRFNIDMAEFPLLKRLNNAYSEQPAFQSALPEKQPDAPDNTRS
- the LOC110789162 gene encoding glutathione S-transferase 1 isoform X2 → MEKPKLKLYSYWLSSCAWRVRIALNFKGVDFEYKAVNLVKGDQFTHEFQKLNPLSYVPVLVDEDIVIADSFAIIMYLEEKYPQNPLLPQNLQKRALNYQKYIEEKLGSDERLSWAQHHIKKGFAALEKLLAGHTGKYATGDEVALADLFLAPQIAGAMKRFNIDMAEFPLLKRLNNAYSEQPAFQSALPEKQPDAPDNTRS